In the genome of Pseudonocardia cypriaca, the window TCGGCGCCGCCGCGGATCACCTCCCGGAGCCCGACGTCCTGGAAGGCCTGCACCACGCTGTAGATCAGCGGGTACACCACCGTGACCGCGACGAACGCCACCGCGGGCAGCAGGAAGAGCTGGTCGGTCCGGTTGCCCGCACGCCGACGCGGCCGGTGGGCCGGTGCCGGCGTGCGGGTCCGATCGAGAACCGCCGTCATGACGTCCCGAGTGCCTCGTCGATCGTGGCCTGCGCGCTGCGGGCCGCGTCCGGGACCGGGGTGCCGCTGATCGCCTGCTGGAGCGCGGCCTGCAGCGCCGTCAGCAGTTCGGTGGTGTGCGGGGCCAGCGCAGCGTCCGGCGCCCACGCCTGCTGGAGCTGCTGGGCGAAGACGGCGCGCACCGGGTCCTCCGCGGTGCCGGGCACGTCGTTGCGAGCCGGGAGCTTGTTCCGCTCGGGCAGGTAGACCTGCAGCTCCTCGGGCCGCTGCATGAACGTGATGAGGTCCCACGCGCGGTCGACGTCGTCGCTGGTGGCGCCGATCGTCAGGTTCTCCGCGGACAGCATCGTCTGCCCGGTCGCCTCCGACGGCAGCACGGCGACGCTCCACTGCAGGTCGGGGTTCTCCTCGCGCAGGATGTTCACGTACGTCGCCGAGTTGATCATCATCGCGGCCTGGCCGGTGGCGAACTGGTTCTTCGCGTCCTCCTCGTTCCAGGTGAGGAAGCCCTCGGACAGCGCGCCACTGGCCACCATCCGCCGGAACGACTCGAGCGCGGCGTGCCCGCCGGGGCTGTCGATCTGCGTGGGCTGCACGCCCGCGGCGAGCATCCGGATCGCAAGGCCGGTGGCGCCCTCGGCGCCCTCGATCCCGCTCACGGCGAGGCCGGCCCGGCCCTGGCCGGACAGTGCGGCAGCGGTGGACTCCATCTCGGCCCACGTCGTCGGGGCCTTCTGCACCATCGCGGTGTTGTAGTAGACGGCGTAGGCGTCGGCGAGGTGCGGGATCCCGTAGGTCTTCCCGTCGGCCTGGGTCGACTCCCAGCCGGTCGGGAAGTAGGCGCCCTGCTGGCCCCACGCCTGCACCTGGGGGCTCAGGTCCTGGATCACGCCTGCATCCGCCATGGCCGCCGTGTCGAACGCGCTGATAAGCGCGATGTCCGGACCGTCGCCGGCCGCAGCGGCCTGCGTCAGGGTGCGGTTGAAGTCGTCGTACGGGATGAAGCGGATGTCGACGTCGGTGCCGCTCTGCTGCTCGTAGCGGGCGACGAGGTCGTACAACGGCTTGCCCGTCGGCATCGACTCGTCGCCGTAGAACTGCCAGACCGACAGTGGTTCGGCCGGCTCTGCCGCGCCGCCTCCCGTGCCGCTTCCCCCTCCGCTCGAGCACCCCGCCGCCGCGAGGACGGCGGCGGCGACCGCCACGCCAGCTATCCGGACTGCCCGCATGTCCGACCTCCTTGTCCGAGTCCGCAGCGAAAATAGGTTAGATATCTAACCTCTGTCAACGCGGGCCGAAGCGTCGGCTCCGGGATCCGCGGGACTACTCGGAGAACCGGGCGGCTGCGCAGGCGGCCAGGTCATCGCGCAGCCGGCGCTGCTGCGCCGGGGACAACGGCGAGAACAGCCGCCGTTCGACGGCGCGCACGGCGACACTGCCCTCGCGCAGCTTCGCCTGCCCGGCCGACGTGAGCTCGGTCGGCAGCGCCCGCCCGTATGCGGCCTGGTCGGGCCTGGTGAGCAGGCCCCGCTCCTGCAGCCGGCGCAGAACGAGGTTCATCGACTGGCGGGTGACGAAGGCCCGGCGGGCGAGCTCGGAGTTGGACAGGCCGGGGCGCTGTCCGAGCAGTTCGAGGCACGCGTACTGGGCAACGCTCAGATCCAGTG includes:
- a CDS encoding ABC transporter substrate-binding protein; protein product: MRAVRIAGVAVAAAVLAAAGCSSGGGSGTGGGAAEPAEPLSVWQFYGDESMPTGKPLYDLVARYEQQSGTDVDIRFIPYDDFNRTLTQAAAAGDGPDIALISAFDTAAMADAGVIQDLSPQVQAWGQQGAYFPTGWESTQADGKTYGIPHLADAYAVYYNTAMVQKAPTTWAEMESTAAALSGQGRAGLAVSGIEGAEGATGLAIRMLAAGVQPTQIDSPGGHAALESFRRMVASGALSEGFLTWNEEDAKNQFATGQAAMMINSATYVNILREENPDLQWSVAVLPSEATGQTMLSAENLTIGATSDDVDRAWDLITFMQRPEELQVYLPERNKLPARNDVPGTAEDPVRAVFAQQLQQAWAPDAALAPHTTELLTALQAALQQAISGTPVPDAARSAQATIDEALGTS
- a CDS encoding MarR family winged helix-turn-helix transcriptional regulator; this translates as MEQGETVGDLDRSVGYVVKQVQASLHAAMDGVLRPLDLSVAQYACLELLGQRPGLSNSELARRAFVTRQSMNLVLRRLQERGLLTRPDQAAYGRALPTELTSAGQAKLREGSVAVRAVERRLFSPLSPAQQRRLRDDLAACAAARFSE